A region from the Sandaracinus amylolyticus genome encodes:
- a CDS encoding gamma-butyrobetaine hydroxylase-like domain-containing protein, which translates to MSDEEVVPIEMRAPEGARVMEIDWSDGTSTRHPHVVLRGFCPCAHCQGHQGPIQWAGDFEGASLDITSIEEVGSYAVRIAWGDGHATGIYTWRHLRALGPLGEGSLDDARNARFGR; encoded by the coding sequence ATGAGCGACGAAGAGGTGGTCCCGATCGAGATGCGCGCGCCCGAGGGCGCGCGGGTGATGGAGATCGACTGGTCCGACGGGACGTCGACGCGCCATCCGCACGTCGTGCTCCGCGGGTTCTGTCCGTGCGCGCACTGCCAGGGACATCAGGGTCCGATCCAGTGGGCCGGCGACTTCGAGGGCGCGTCCCTCGACATCACGAGCATCGAGGAGGTCGGCAGCTACGCGGTGCGGATCGCGTGGGGCGATGGTCACGCGACGGGCATCTACACGTGGCGTCACCTGCGCGCGCTGGGACCGCTCGGCGAAGGCTCGCTCGACGACGCTCGCAACGCGCGCTTCGGCCGCTGA
- a CDS encoding response regulator produces the protein MLERVLIVEDSSAMRAFVRATLEAQGITKHVTEAASGFEALRLLPRDRFDLALVDINMPDIHGLEVIKLIRASPQHHQVPVVVISSEASARDRERGIALGADTWLAKPFTPEQLVETVRRVLARRSSSEAP, from the coding sequence ATGCTCGAGCGCGTGCTGATCGTGGAGGACTCCAGCGCCATGCGCGCATTCGTCCGCGCGACGTTGGAGGCACAGGGGATCACCAAGCACGTCACCGAGGCCGCGAGCGGCTTCGAGGCGCTGCGTCTCCTGCCGCGTGATCGCTTCGACCTCGCGCTCGTCGACATCAACATGCCCGACATCCACGGGCTCGAAGTCATCAAGCTGATCCGCGCGAGCCCGCAGCATCACCAGGTGCCGGTCGTCGTGATCAGCAGCGAGGCGTCGGCGCGCGATCGCGAGCGCGGCATCGCGCTCGGCGCGGACACGTGGCTCGCGAAGCCGTTCACGCCCGAGCAGCTCGTCGAGACCGTGCGTCGCGTGCTCGCGCGCCGGAGCAGCAGCGAGGCGCCGTGA
- the cheB gene encoding chemotaxis-specific protein-glutamate methyltransferase CheB, which translates to MTAEARTLRVLVVDDSAFNRRTIGDLLAAIPGVDVVGKAADGEEALRLVLQLRPDLVTLDLEMPKMDGFTFLRLVMARQPTPILVVSGRGAKADVFKALELGALDFIVKPSPTVSTELGTIRRELEEKVAMVRMLKPLDHGAIQPPARNDTATQLIRLPRADGARPAPEDPTPRRVVVIGSSTGGPPALVEVFSRLPSDFGSTVVIAQHMPERFTKTFADRLERLGGIRVAELEEREPLRAGRALVCPGGRCVEVQHKAGTTYAQALGPAPDDRYVPSVDRLFKSAANVYGPRCVGVILTGMGDDGTRGAEAIKKAGGIVIAESQETAAIWGMPGSAERAGVVDRSVPLHGIADAILRACGERRGA; encoded by the coding sequence ATGACGGCCGAGGCCCGCACGCTGCGCGTGCTCGTCGTCGACGACAGCGCGTTCAACCGGCGCACGATCGGCGATCTGCTCGCCGCGATCCCGGGCGTCGACGTGGTCGGCAAGGCCGCCGACGGCGAAGAGGCGCTGCGCCTCGTGCTCCAGCTCCGGCCCGATCTCGTCACGCTCGATCTCGAGATGCCGAAGATGGACGGCTTCACGTTCCTGCGCCTCGTGATGGCGCGGCAGCCGACGCCGATCCTCGTGGTCTCGGGGCGCGGCGCGAAGGCCGACGTGTTCAAGGCGCTCGAGCTCGGCGCGCTCGACTTCATCGTGAAGCCGAGCCCGACCGTCTCCACCGAGCTCGGCACGATCCGCCGCGAGCTCGAAGAGAAGGTCGCGATGGTGCGCATGCTGAAGCCGCTCGACCACGGAGCGATCCAGCCGCCCGCGCGCAACGACACCGCGACCCAGCTGATCCGGCTTCCGCGCGCGGACGGCGCGCGCCCCGCGCCCGAGGATCCGACCCCGCGACGCGTCGTCGTGATCGGCTCGTCGACCGGCGGACCGCCTGCGCTCGTCGAGGTGTTCTCGCGCCTGCCCAGCGACTTCGGCTCCACCGTCGTGATCGCGCAGCACATGCCCGAGCGCTTCACGAAGACGTTCGCCGACCGCCTCGAGCGGCTCGGCGGGATCCGCGTCGCGGAGCTCGAGGAGCGCGAGCCGCTGCGCGCCGGGCGCGCGCTGGTGTGCCCCGGCGGGCGCTGCGTCGAGGTCCAGCACAAGGCGGGCACCACGTACGCGCAGGCGCTCGGTCCCGCGCCCGACGACCGCTACGTGCCGAGCGTCGATCGCCTCTTCAAGAGCGCGGCGAACGTGTACGGGCCGCGCTGCGTCGGCGTCATCCTCACCGGCATGGGCGACGACGGCACGCGCGGCGCCGAGGCGATCAAGAAGGCGGGCGGCATCGTGATCGCCGAGAGCCAGGAGACGGCGGCGATCTGGGGCATGCCGGGCTCGGCCGAGCGTGCCGGTGTCGTCGATCGCAGTGTGCCGCTGCACGGGATCGCCGATGCGATCCTGCGCGCATGTGGGGAGCGACGCGGCGCTTGA
- a CDS encoding GAF domain-containing protein has product MSEDERERRTSEHPADLTREREAFVRQFLRKGVEVTESLLEENREVREQLQRTREENARLRAQVASDDAIRDLLRKIEQLEAERRALLAKSDELDERTKQNEVRTFEIEQELHDLANLYIASSHLHATLSVRGVVKHLSELLQQLMGGERYAIFLMERNGERAWPLLSENLGELGSVVVGEGPIGIAMMTGIARIRDDEPLPPGTLEEPLAIVPMMVRGVCVGVIVVVSVLAQKERWAAVDHALFDFLGSHGGTALIAANQYASQSDPRTALDGIERHLSAPQVGQSSAPPAGE; this is encoded by the coding sequence ATGAGCGAGGACGAACGGGAGCGACGAACGAGCGAGCACCCCGCCGATCTGACGCGGGAGCGCGAGGCGTTCGTGCGGCAGTTCCTGCGGAAGGGCGTGGAGGTCACGGAGTCTCTCCTCGAAGAGAACCGTGAGGTGCGCGAGCAGCTGCAGCGCACGCGCGAGGAGAACGCGCGCCTGCGCGCGCAGGTCGCGAGCGACGACGCGATCCGCGATCTGCTCCGGAAGATCGAGCAGCTCGAGGCGGAGCGGCGCGCGCTGCTCGCGAAGAGCGACGAGCTCGACGAGCGCACGAAGCAGAACGAGGTGCGCACGTTCGAGATCGAGCAGGAGCTGCACGATCTCGCGAACCTCTACATCGCGAGCAGCCACCTCCACGCGACGCTCTCGGTGCGCGGCGTGGTGAAGCACCTGTCCGAGCTGCTCCAGCAGCTCATGGGCGGCGAGCGCTACGCGATCTTCCTGATGGAGCGCAACGGCGAGCGCGCGTGGCCGCTGCTGAGCGAGAACCTCGGCGAGCTCGGCTCGGTGGTCGTCGGCGAGGGCCCGATCGGCATCGCGATGATGACGGGCATCGCGCGCATCCGCGACGACGAGCCGCTCCCGCCGGGCACCCTCGAGGAGCCGCTCGCGATCGTGCCGATGATGGTGCGCGGCGTGTGCGTCGGCGTGATCGTCGTGGTCTCGGTGCTCGCGCAGAAGGAGCGCTGGGCCGCGGTGGACCACGCGCTCTTCGACTTCCTCGGCTCGCACGGTGGCACTGCGCTCATCGCGGCGAACCAGTACGCCAGCCAGTCCGATCCGCGGACCGCGCTGGACGGCATCGAGCGGCACCTCTCGGCGCCGCAGGTCGGGCAGTCCTCGGCACCGCCCGCGGGTGAGTGA
- a CDS encoding CheR family methyltransferase: MSILFDSGPKLKIEEFRLLRDLVNRYSGMHFDDASMFVFERRLRDRLRALDLPDFTAYYHHLRYHPSAPAELEDAVEALVTNETYFFREEYQLRAFRNDLLPSIYEQALSRGTKRIMLWSAGCSTGEEVYTLAILVARSGLFDGWDVRVFGNDISRRVLATARRAVYPPSSFRAMPPEYAEFFVEEDGGMRVIPRIRAMCQFGHLNLLDGDKTTLLGRVDAIFCRNVLIYFDTASRKKVIDTFYERLHPGGHLLLGHSESLLHVSTAFELAHLSSDMVYRRPLEGSARARRDGGER; this comes from the coding sequence GTGTCGATCCTCTTCGACAGCGGCCCGAAGCTGAAGATCGAGGAGTTCCGACTCCTCCGCGATCTCGTGAACCGCTACTCGGGGATGCACTTCGACGACGCGTCGATGTTCGTGTTCGAGCGTCGGCTGCGCGATCGCCTGCGCGCGCTCGATCTCCCGGACTTCACCGCGTACTACCACCACCTCCGCTACCACCCGAGCGCGCCGGCCGAGCTCGAGGACGCGGTCGAGGCGCTCGTCACGAACGAGACGTACTTCTTCCGCGAGGAGTATCAGCTCCGCGCGTTCCGCAACGATCTCCTGCCCTCGATCTACGAGCAGGCGCTCTCGCGCGGCACCAAGCGCATCATGCTGTGGAGCGCGGGCTGCTCGACCGGCGAAGAGGTCTACACGCTCGCGATCCTCGTCGCGCGCAGCGGGCTCTTCGACGGGTGGGACGTGCGCGTCTTCGGCAACGACATCTCGCGTCGCGTGCTCGCGACCGCGCGCCGCGCCGTGTATCCGCCCTCCAGCTTCCGCGCCATGCCGCCCGAGTACGCCGAGTTCTTCGTCGAGGAAGACGGCGGCATGCGCGTCATCCCGCGCATCCGCGCCATGTGCCAGTTCGGACACCTCAACCTGCTCGACGGCGACAAGACGACATTGCTCGGTCGCGTCGACGCGATCTTCTGCAGGAACGTGCTCATCTACTTCGACACGGCCTCGCGCAAGAAGGTGATCGACACCTTCTACGAGAGGCTCCATCCGGGAGGCCATCTCCTGCTCGGCCACAGCGAATCGCTGCTCCACGTCTCGACCGCGTTCGAGCTCGCGCACCTGAGCTCCGACATGGTCTATCGGCGCCCGCTCGAGGGCAGCGCGCGAGCGCGTCGAGACGGAGGCGAACGATGA
- a CDS encoding helix-turn-helix domain-containing protein — protein sequence MRHEREVRQISLEELAQTTRIPLKMLQHLEEDRHDSLPGEVFARGFLKSYARAIGVPEGEAVERWAQHRRPQIAAPAPIAAATITPPERSRRFGIAIALVILLILFTLALSIVLRPRHRDAPVELSHATTVLDAETQRT from the coding sequence TTGAGGCACGAGCGCGAGGTCCGACAGATCTCGCTCGAAGAGCTCGCGCAGACGACCCGCATCCCGCTGAAGATGCTGCAGCACCTGGAGGAGGATCGTCACGATTCTCTCCCAGGAGAGGTGTTCGCTCGCGGCTTCCTCAAGAGCTACGCGCGCGCCATCGGCGTGCCCGAGGGCGAGGCGGTCGAGCGTTGGGCGCAGCACCGTCGCCCGCAGATCGCGGCCCCGGCCCCGATCGCGGCAGCGACGATCACGCCGCCCGAGCGCAGCCGTCGGTTCGGCATCGCGATCGCGCTCGTGATCCTGCTGATCCTGTTCACGCTCGCGCTGTCGATCGTGCTCCGCCCGCGTCATCGCGACGCGCCGGTCGAGCTCTCGCACGCGACCACGGTGCTCGACGCGGAGACGCAGCGGACTTAG
- the recO gene encoding DNA repair protein RecO encodes MSQTELTHAVVLRSVAYGEADRILTLLTEAHGKVSLMARNARASRRRFPGGALEPFGLIEIEMALGRGDVGRLASARLVRGFPRLLGSLECLSEAGGAIELLRELVPPREPDVRWLVEVERFFEVLDARAPEPGIEVRLAFTLRALALMGLSPRLDACGRCGRRAEDRAALFDAGLGAIVCRACGGGPLHLAASTRAHMIASQRDAWTDAVQGWDERARSEAESAIDAFVRRHVGRTRSEG; translated from the coding sequence GTGAGCCAGACCGAGCTGACGCACGCGGTCGTCCTGCGAAGCGTCGCGTACGGCGAGGCGGATCGGATCCTCACGTTGCTCACCGAGGCCCACGGGAAGGTGTCGCTGATGGCGCGCAACGCGCGCGCGAGCCGGCGACGCTTCCCGGGCGGCGCGCTCGAGCCGTTCGGGCTGATCGAGATCGAGATGGCGCTCGGGCGCGGCGACGTCGGGCGCCTCGCGAGCGCGCGCCTGGTGCGTGGGTTCCCGCGGCTGCTCGGCTCGCTCGAGTGCCTGAGCGAAGCCGGCGGGGCGATCGAGCTGCTGCGCGAGCTCGTCCCGCCGCGCGAGCCGGACGTGCGCTGGCTCGTCGAGGTGGAGCGGTTCTTCGAGGTCCTCGATGCGCGCGCGCCCGAGCCGGGCATCGAGGTGCGGCTCGCGTTCACGCTGCGCGCGCTCGCGCTGATGGGGCTCTCTCCGCGGCTCGATGCGTGCGGACGATGCGGTCGTCGCGCCGAGGATCGTGCGGCGCTCTTCGACGCGGGGCTCGGCGCGATCGTGTGTCGCGCGTGCGGAGGCGGGCCGCTGCACCTCGCGGCGAGCACGCGCGCGCACATGATCGCGAGCCAGCGCGACGCATGGACCGACGCGGTGCAGGGCTGGGACGAGCGCGCGCGGAGCGAGGCGGAGAGCGCGATCGACGCGTTCGTGCGACGGCACGTGGGTCGGACGCGCAGCGAAGGGTGA
- a CDS encoding HEAT repeat domain-containing protein yields MTSAPPPQSRWDDESEAAEARRLAARALGERPGPDAPERLMAALADPDWRVRKEAASAAVALSGDARVVERLSEALLQPDEVGLRNAAIEAFVRIGPRAATALIDALERATATARKFVVAAMAGAGEQVVPALARLAGDPDPNTATVALESLARIGGDGAEDALRKQLEASDWVVRLAALEGLAALGARAPVSLLAPMVTDPLVRRFALRLLGRSCDPDAVAPLVATLGAATGIAEVAEIALALIALHEADERAAASIAREARRLSGADRALLRQPIATDTGNTEEELPAQRAAATLLLLARDVQALPAISALAARAELGPAALAALRAFGAEAVRPLLSIEPALDPPARAWALEAAAELATMPLEAAPGDDERAPDPELGREVHAALRAALDARDEVVVQAAARALSIWAEPGDAPTLVKLGSTRGGAVARATSTALEALSHSAPHSVEIALDDASPDRADAWSEAVAALAPEVALEKLRAAIASGEASARRAALLALDRVDSAEAAEVASMALADEDVDVQVAAVSVLARMRHVSARAIAAATLPVALRDESPAVRAAAARAIGALGDPEVRGRLRDLLRDPGPGVALAALSSLRALGGAEPASEPDLEELLVDVLGHPDQEVVKEGLRVVAEKIRDRREARLAIGLSHPAWDVRRLAAALLGAIGSEGALSHLRARRAIETDDLVRAAIDDALDPAKAGGAGA; encoded by the coding sequence ATGACCAGCGCGCCGCCGCCGCAGTCGCGATGGGACGACGAGAGCGAGGCCGCCGAGGCGCGGCGGCTCGCCGCGCGCGCGCTCGGCGAGCGTCCGGGCCCCGACGCGCCGGAGCGCCTGATGGCAGCGCTCGCCGATCCCGACTGGCGCGTGCGCAAGGAAGCCGCGAGCGCGGCGGTCGCGCTGTCCGGTGACGCGCGCGTCGTCGAGCGTCTGTCGGAGGCGCTGCTGCAGCCCGACGAGGTCGGCCTGCGGAACGCGGCGATCGAGGCGTTCGTACGCATCGGACCGCGCGCCGCGACGGCGCTGATCGACGCGCTCGAGCGCGCGACCGCGACCGCGCGCAAGTTCGTCGTCGCCGCGATGGCGGGCGCCGGCGAGCAGGTCGTGCCCGCGCTCGCGCGGCTCGCGGGGGATCCCGATCCGAACACCGCGACCGTCGCGCTCGAGTCGCTCGCGCGCATCGGCGGGGACGGCGCGGAGGACGCGCTCCGCAAGCAGCTCGAGGCGAGCGACTGGGTCGTGCGCCTCGCCGCGCTCGAGGGGCTCGCGGCGCTCGGCGCGCGCGCGCCGGTCTCGCTGCTCGCGCCGATGGTGACCGATCCGTTGGTCCGTCGCTTCGCGCTGCGCTTGCTGGGACGCAGCTGCGATCCCGACGCGGTCGCGCCGCTCGTCGCGACGCTCGGCGCAGCGACCGGCATCGCCGAGGTCGCGGAGATCGCGCTCGCGCTGATCGCGCTCCACGAGGCCGACGAGCGCGCGGCGGCGTCGATCGCGCGCGAGGCGCGACGGCTCTCGGGCGCGGATCGCGCGCTGCTGCGCCAGCCGATCGCGACCGACACCGGCAACACCGAGGAAGAGCTCCCGGCACAGCGCGCCGCGGCGACGCTGCTGCTGCTCGCGCGCGACGTGCAGGCATTGCCCGCGATCTCGGCGCTCGCGGCGCGCGCCGAGCTCGGCCCCGCGGCGCTCGCGGCGCTGCGCGCCTTCGGTGCGGAAGCGGTGCGCCCGCTGCTCTCGATCGAGCCCGCGCTCGATCCGCCCGCGCGCGCGTGGGCGCTCGAGGCCGCGGCCGAGCTCGCGACGATGCCGCTCGAGGCCGCGCCGGGCGACGACGAGCGCGCGCCCGATCCCGAGCTCGGTCGTGAGGTGCACGCCGCGCTGCGCGCAGCGCTCGACGCGCGCGACGAGGTCGTGGTGCAGGCGGCGGCGCGCGCACTCTCGATCTGGGCCGAGCCCGGCGACGCGCCCACGCTCGTGAAGCTCGGATCGACGCGCGGCGGCGCGGTCGCGCGCGCGACGAGCACCGCGCTCGAGGCGCTCTCGCACTCGGCTCCGCACTCCGTCGAGATCGCGCTCGACGACGCGTCGCCCGATCGCGCTGACGCGTGGTCCGAGGCGGTCGCCGCGCTCGCGCCCGAGGTCGCGCTCGAGAAGCTGCGCGCCGCGATCGCATCGGGCGAGGCATCCGCGCGGCGTGCTGCGCTGCTCGCGCTCGATCGCGTCGACTCCGCGGAGGCCGCCGAGGTCGCATCGATGGCGCTCGCCGACGAAGACGTCGACGTGCAGGTCGCCGCGGTGTCGGTGCTCGCGCGCATGCGTCACGTCTCGGCGCGCGCGATCGCCGCAGCGACGCTGCCGGTCGCGCTGCGCGACGAGAGCCCCGCGGTGCGTGCCGCGGCGGCGCGCGCGATCGGCGCGCTCGGTGATCCCGAGGTGCGCGGTCGCCTGCGCGATCTGCTGCGCGATCCCGGCCCGGGCGTCGCGCTCGCCGCGCTCTCGTCGCTGCGCGCGCTCGGCGGCGCGGAGCCCGCGAGCGAGCCGGATCTCGAGGAGCTCCTCGTCGACGTGCTCGGGCATCCCGACCAGGAGGTCGTGAAGGAAGGCCTGCGCGTCGTCGCCGAGAAGATTCGCGACCGCCGCGAGGCGCGCCTCGCGATCGGCCTCTCGCACCCCGCGTGGGACGTGCGCCGCCTCGCCGCCGCGCTGCTCGGCGCGATCGGCAGCGAGGGCGCGCTCTCGCACCTGCGCGCGCGCCGTGCGATCGAGACCGACGACCTCGTGCGCGCCGCGATCGACGACGCGCTCGATCCCGCGAAGGCCGGAGGCGCGGGGGCCTAG
- a CDS encoding chemotaxis protein CheW encodes MAREVRRRGSDRDKNLVGFLIGDVHYAIDIQRVKEIIRPLPLVSLPHPPPAVVGVADHRGEVVPVLDVRRRFGLPASTESRRTKWLLVTLPGRTVGLIVDAVSEVFAAGEEDQRAVPAIGMGDQARGIVAVFGHRGTLVFVLDVDRIGAAAELVDVEAAFEMRGRA; translated from the coding sequence GTGGCGCGCGAAGTGCGACGCAGGGGAAGCGATCGCGACAAGAACCTCGTCGGGTTCTTGATCGGCGACGTGCACTACGCGATCGACATCCAGCGCGTGAAGGAGATCATCCGCCCGCTGCCGCTGGTCTCGCTGCCGCACCCGCCGCCCGCGGTCGTCGGCGTCGCGGATCATCGCGGCGAGGTGGTGCCGGTGCTCGACGTGCGGCGTCGCTTCGGGCTGCCTGCGTCGACGGAGTCGCGACGCACGAAGTGGCTGCTCGTGACGCTGCCCGGGCGCACCGTCGGTCTGATCGTCGACGCGGTGTCCGAGGTGTTCGCGGCCGGCGAAGAAGACCAGCGCGCGGTGCCGGCGATCGGCATGGGCGATCAGGCGCGCGGCATCGTCGCGGTGTTCGGTCATCGCGGCACGCTCGTGTTCGTGCTCGACGTCGATCGCATCGGCGCTGCGGCCGAGCTCGTCGACGTCGAGGCCGCGTTCGAGATGCGAGGTCGAGCATGA
- a CDS encoding chemotaxis protein CheW: MSNGPLVKQQGSMMPANLRGPRTDRIRSAATAEVITEFLVFTLGSARMGLPLASVQEILKMVAITEVPRASHDVLGILSVRGRITTVLDLRRRLGQPSVEPTRHTRILLVAGSDETLGLVVDTVLHVVRLREDEIEASSVVAADLPEHVLGLGRPRRRDAVRGVVGASDTKGDSGEAEVIVLLDPDPLLRR; this comes from the coding sequence ATGAGCAACGGGCCGCTGGTGAAGCAGCAGGGCTCGATGATGCCCGCGAACCTGCGCGGGCCGCGGACCGATCGGATCCGCAGCGCGGCGACCGCGGAGGTGATCACCGAGTTCCTCGTGTTCACGCTCGGCAGCGCGCGCATGGGGCTCCCGCTCGCGAGCGTGCAGGAGATCCTCAAGATGGTCGCGATCACCGAGGTGCCGCGCGCGTCGCACGACGTGCTCGGGATCCTCTCGGTGCGCGGTCGCATCACGACGGTGCTCGATCTGCGTCGTCGGCTCGGTCAGCCCTCGGTCGAGCCGACGCGTCACACGCGCATCCTGCTCGTCGCGGGATCGGACGAGACGCTCGGGCTCGTCGTCGACACGGTGCTGCACGTCGTGCGGCTCCGTGAGGACGAGATCGAGGCGTCGAGCGTGGTCGCGGCGGATCTGCCCGAGCACGTGCTGGGGCTCGGGCGGCCGCGTCGTCGCGACGCGGTGCGCGGCGTGGTCGGCGCTTCGGATACGAAGGGCGATTCCGGCGAGGCGGAGGTGATCGTGCTGCTCGATCCCGATCCGCTGCTGCGGAGGTGA
- a CDS encoding chemotaxis protein CheA, translated as MSDEVERIREEFLAESQEIIESLSRDLLLLDHGQKEGKPDPDLVNSVFRGVHTLKGIAGMFGHVALSELAHELEDLLDQLRLGKIPLSQEALDVMFEGVEVLQRLLGAARRNADPASEVDLATFRRSLQMLMGLQSQPPRLDALGGYDLDPGVLTVLTEYEEHRLRSNVEQSVPLYRLRVRFSLSSIDSDLEELKQRVKPWAEIITYLPSMEGGSDDAIDLEVLMASRTPVAELRDAIGGPDVTIEPVTRRDPGRTVPPPAPTTREGDDDAAAMKEPGAAVVRPPSVVPAKDANLGADALAVRTVAKTVRVDIEKLDHLMNLVGELGIVKSAVGRIVERLRQRADMRPLASELHRIHRAFERQLAGMQEGILDVRMVPLGQTFDRLGRAVRQVAREHGKDVRLVVTGAETEIDKLIVEELTDPLLHIIRNAVDHGIERAEARLAIGKPETGTLALNAYQKGSHVVIEIEDDGAGIDPARILSHAVSRGLLTAETGQDMSAEELRQLIFLPGFSTAAEVTDLSGRGVGMDVVKTNIGRLGGVIDVHSQVGIGTKFTLTLPITLAILSALVLRVRAQTFAIPLNVVQEALFLDETAVRLVEDHEVITLRGQSLPIVRLASLFGIAGEPTGARSFVVVTALGNRRLGLVVDALEGQQDIITKPLGKSLHNVRGFSGATDLGDQRVVLVLDAPSILEEVLASGDRRGVAA; from the coding sequence GTGAGCGACGAGGTCGAACGGATCCGCGAGGAGTTCCTCGCGGAGTCGCAGGAGATCATCGAGTCGCTGTCGCGCGATCTCCTCCTGCTCGATCACGGGCAGAAGGAAGGCAAGCCCGATCCCGATCTCGTGAACTCGGTGTTCCGCGGCGTGCACACGCTGAAGGGCATCGCGGGCATGTTCGGGCACGTCGCGCTGAGCGAGCTCGCGCACGAGCTCGAGGACCTGCTCGATCAGCTGCGGCTCGGGAAGATCCCGCTCTCGCAAGAGGCCCTCGACGTGATGTTCGAGGGCGTCGAGGTGCTGCAGCGCCTGCTCGGCGCGGCGCGGCGCAACGCGGATCCCGCGAGCGAGGTGGACCTCGCGACGTTCCGTCGCTCGCTGCAGATGCTCATGGGGCTGCAGAGCCAGCCTCCGCGGCTCGACGCGCTCGGCGGGTACGATCTCGATCCCGGCGTGCTCACCGTGCTCACGGAGTACGAGGAGCACCGGCTGCGATCGAACGTCGAGCAGAGCGTGCCGCTCTATCGACTGCGCGTGCGCTTCTCGCTCTCGTCCATCGACAGCGACCTCGAGGAGCTCAAGCAGCGCGTCAAGCCGTGGGCGGAGATCATCACGTACCTGCCGTCGATGGAGGGCGGCAGCGACGACGCGATCGATCTCGAGGTGCTCATGGCGAGCCGCACGCCGGTCGCGGAATTGCGCGACGCGATCGGCGGGCCCGACGTGACGATCGAGCCGGTGACGCGGCGCGATCCCGGTCGCACCGTGCCGCCGCCTGCGCCGACGACGCGCGAGGGCGACGACGACGCGGCGGCGATGAAGGAGCCGGGCGCGGCGGTGGTGCGACCGCCCTCGGTCGTGCCCGCGAAGGACGCGAACCTCGGCGCCGACGCGCTCGCGGTGCGCACGGTCGCGAAGACCGTCCGCGTCGACATCGAGAAGCTCGATCACCTGATGAACCTGGTGGGCGAGCTCGGCATCGTGAAGAGCGCGGTCGGGCGCATCGTGGAGCGGCTGCGGCAGCGCGCGGACATGCGCCCGCTCGCGTCGGAGCTGCACCGCATCCATCGCGCGTTCGAGCGTCAGCTCGCGGGGATGCAGGAGGGCATCCTCGACGTGCGCATGGTGCCGCTCGGACAGACGTTCGATCGGCTCGGGCGCGCGGTGCGTCAGGTCGCGCGCGAGCACGGCAAGGACGTGCGGCTCGTCGTCACGGGCGCCGAGACCGAGATCGACAAGCTCATCGTCGAGGAGCTGACCGATCCGCTGCTGCACATCATCCGCAACGCGGTCGATCACGGCATCGAGCGCGCGGAAGCGCGCCTCGCGATCGGCAAGCCGGAGACCGGCACGCTCGCGCTGAACGCGTACCAGAAGGGCAGCCACGTCGTCATCGAGATCGAGGACGACGGCGCGGGGATCGATCCCGCGCGCATCCTCTCGCACGCGGTCTCGCGCGGTCTGCTCACCGCGGAGACGGGACAGGACATGAGCGCCGAGGAGCTGCGGCAGCTCATCTTCCTGCCGGGCTTCAGCACCGCGGCCGAGGTCACGGATCTCTCGGGGCGCGGCGTCGGGATGGACGTCGTGAAGACGAACATCGGGCGCCTCGGCGGCGTGATCGACGTGCACAGCCAGGTCGGCATCGGCACGAAGTTCACGCTGACGCTCCCGATCACGCTCGCGATCCTCAGCGCGCTGGTGCTGCGCGTGCGCGCGCAGACGTTCGCGATCCCGCTCAACGTCGTGCAGGAGGCGCTCTTCCTCGACGAGACCGCGGTGCGCCTCGTCGAGGATCACGAGGTGATCACGCTGCGCGGGCAGAGCCTTCCGATCGTGCGCCTCGCGTCGCTCTTCGGGATCGCGGGCGAGCCGACGGGCGCGCGCTCGTTCGTCGTCGTCACGGCGCTCGGCAACCGACGCCTCGGGCTCGTCGTCGACGCGCTCGAGGGACAGCAGGACATCATCACGAAGCCGCTCGGGAAGAGCCTCCACAACGTGCGTGGCTTCTCGGGCGCGACCGACCTCGGTGATCAGCGCGTGGTGCTCGTGCTCGACGCGCCCTCGATCCTCGAAGAGGTCCTCGCGAGCGGGGATCGTCGCGGGGTGGCGGCATGA